A genomic region of Kribbella sp. NBC_00382 contains the following coding sequences:
- a CDS encoding SMI1/KNR4 family protein encodes MTHPDWSDVGDRLQRLTRAPFPTAILGSQLHHWRLEPPLSPADLADLEDQLQVDLPDDYRSFLLQAGRGGAGPAYGLFPVRRINGRWQWEGDGADLTGLDTLSQPFPHVAAFNPAEGLPEPPAPADFTSPEAYEAAEEEYWKHHDAVAFDPEHSIGLLYLSHLGCALRHALVITGPARGHMWSDETADDNGYRPLHSADGTALTFTRWYRDWLDTVAPPKP; translated from the coding sequence GTGACGCATCCGGATTGGTCCGATGTCGGCGATCGGCTCCAGCGCCTGACCAGAGCCCCGTTCCCGACCGCCATCCTCGGCTCGCAACTCCATCACTGGAGACTCGAGCCGCCACTGAGCCCCGCAGATCTCGCCGACCTGGAGGACCAGCTCCAGGTGGACCTGCCCGACGATTACCGCTCCTTCTTGCTGCAAGCGGGCCGTGGCGGAGCAGGTCCGGCGTACGGGCTCTTCCCTGTACGCCGTATCAACGGGCGCTGGCAATGGGAAGGCGACGGCGCCGACCTCACCGGCCTGGACACGCTGAGCCAGCCGTTCCCCCACGTCGCTGCCTTCAACCCGGCCGAGGGGCTGCCCGAGCCGCCTGCTCCGGCGGACTTCACCTCTCCGGAGGCGTATGAGGCGGCCGAAGAGGAGTACTGGAAGCACCACGACGCCGTTGCCTTCGACCCCGAACACTCGATCGGCCTGCTCTACCTGAGCCACCTAGGCTGCGCCCTACGCCACGCCCTGGTCATCACCGGCCCCGCCCGCGGCCACATGTGGTCAGACGAAACCGCCGACGACAACGGCTACCGCCCACTCCACTCCGCGGACGGCACCGCGTTGACCTTCACCCGCTGGTACCGCGATTGGCTGGACACCGTCGCCCCACCGAAGCCCTAG
- a CDS encoding AraC family transcriptional regulator: protein MDPISHLIELARVRAVLDVRCLLAASTVMEVAAYGDSDTAFHFLLDGECTLEVADKSYPLTAGDAVLLPTSPPHRIRTSGTAPLQTSTKTPGQAFGTIRTTSSSADGVIDLFCGHYTFGSAAGLLLAQTLPDPAIVSFAQDDETVRTMCGLMRHEANHNGPGTTAILSSICTAILTMLLRNSTPKLPDTTLWTATADPRISQAINAILQAPAKPWPIEKLAAIATMSRATFLRHFTKSTGTTVGAFLTTIRMMHATDLLADPALTVASVATRVGYASESAFTQTFHLATGTTPGRFRRTRAVPPNS, encoded by the coding sequence ATGGACCCGATCAGTCACCTCATCGAACTCGCCCGCGTACGCGCCGTGCTCGACGTCCGCTGCCTGCTGGCGGCGTCAACGGTGATGGAGGTCGCGGCTTACGGCGACTCCGACACCGCCTTCCATTTCCTGCTCGACGGTGAGTGCACCCTCGAGGTGGCCGACAAGTCCTATCCGCTCACCGCCGGCGACGCAGTCCTGCTCCCCACCAGCCCACCTCACAGAATCCGTACCTCCGGCACCGCCCCACTGCAAACCTCAACCAAGACTCCAGGCCAGGCCTTCGGCACCATCCGCACGACGAGCTCCAGTGCGGACGGTGTGATCGACCTCTTCTGCGGCCACTACACCTTCGGCTCGGCGGCCGGCCTCCTGCTCGCGCAAACCCTGCCCGATCCGGCCATCGTCTCGTTCGCGCAGGACGACGAAACCGTCCGGACCATGTGCGGCCTGATGCGCCACGAGGCGAACCACAACGGACCCGGTACCACCGCGATCCTCTCCTCCATCTGCACAGCCATCCTCACCATGCTGCTGCGCAACTCCACCCCCAAACTCCCCGACACCACCCTCTGGACCGCCACCGCCGACCCCCGGATATCCCAGGCGATCAACGCGATCCTGCAAGCCCCCGCCAAACCCTGGCCGATCGAGAAGCTGGCCGCCATCGCCACGATGTCCCGAGCCACCTTCCTCCGCCACTTCACCAAGTCCACCGGCACGACAGTCGGCGCCTTCCTCACCACCATCCGCATGATGCACGCAACGGATCTCCTGGCGGACCCTGCACTCACGGTCGCCTCAGTGGCCACCCGAGTCGGCTACGCCTCCGAATCCGCCTTCACCCAGACTTTCCACCTCGCCACCGGCACAACTCCCGGCCGGTTCCGACGCACCAGGGCGGTGCCGCCGAACAGCTGA
- a CDS encoding HAD domain-containing protein yields the protein MADPVLRPLLFLDVDGPLIPFGPASQPHPTYRTGSQPAGDNSNPLLDRVNPSHGPRLEALGCELVWATTWMTDANDSISPRLGLPDLPVVIWPDPGDDDERSGLHWKTRALVDWAAGRPFIWVDDELTDVDRAWVQANHRGRALLHLVDAGIGLGESDYLAISTWMSGEDGL from the coding sequence GTGGCAGATCCCGTACTACGCCCGCTGCTCTTCCTCGACGTCGACGGCCCCCTCATCCCGTTCGGCCCGGCCTCCCAGCCGCACCCGACCTATCGGACCGGCTCGCAGCCAGCGGGCGACAACTCGAATCCGTTGCTCGATCGGGTCAATCCGTCCCATGGCCCGCGCTTGGAGGCGCTGGGGTGTGAGCTGGTCTGGGCGACCACCTGGATGACCGACGCGAACGACAGCATCTCCCCGCGACTCGGGCTGCCGGACCTGCCTGTGGTGATCTGGCCGGATCCGGGCGATGACGATGAGCGATCCGGCTTGCACTGGAAGACGCGTGCCCTGGTCGACTGGGCGGCGGGACGGCCGTTCATCTGGGTTGACGACGAGCTCACCGACGTCGATCGCGCCTGGGTGCAAGCCAATCATCGAGGGCGGGCTTTGCTGCACCTGGTCGATGCGGGGATCGGCCTCGGCGAGTCCGACTACCTGGCGATCAGTACGTGGATGAGTGGAGAGGACGGGTTGTAA
- a CDS encoding iron chaperone, which translates to MTTTKSTAKKTTAKSKSYDGFTEEEKGAMKERARELKAAANKEEAEAAVLEKIAEIADSGDRSIAERIHAIVKSEAPELEPKTWYGMPAYAKAGKIVCFFQPADKFKARYSTLGFNDPANLDDGDMWPTSWALTKLTPAVEKQLTALIKKAAS; encoded by the coding sequence ATGACCACAACGAAGAGCACCGCGAAGAAGACCACCGCCAAGTCGAAGTCGTACGACGGCTTCACGGAGGAAGAGAAGGGGGCGATGAAGGAGCGGGCCCGCGAACTCAAGGCGGCGGCGAACAAGGAGGAAGCGGAGGCCGCGGTCCTGGAGAAGATCGCCGAGATCGCCGACTCGGGTGATCGCTCGATCGCCGAGCGGATCCACGCCATCGTCAAGTCCGAGGCCCCGGAACTCGAGCCGAAGACCTGGTACGGGATGCCCGCCTACGCCAAGGCCGGCAAGATCGTCTGCTTCTTCCAGCCCGCTGACAAGTTCAAGGCCCGCTACAGCACCCTCGGCTTCAACGACCCGGCCAACCTCGACGACGGCGACATGTGGCCGACGTCCTGGGCCCTCACCAAGCTGACCCCCGCCGTCGAGAAGCAGCTCACCGCGCTGATCAAGAAGGCCGCCAGCTAG
- a CDS encoding FAD-dependent oxidoreductase, with the protein MDNNTLHADVIVIGFGKGGKLAAAALGREGKRVVLIEKSDQMYGGTCPNVGCVPTKALVHHSGKRRPDDSPQEWFEHAVGEVQALTSLFRAGNYDAMNGADTITVITGEASFTDPHTVAVGKGSDRILVTAETILINTGSAPVIAGIPGLRDSSRLVTNVDLIKNTTLPGRLGVIGGGYLGIEFASIYHRFGSQVTVLESSPRILGREDDDVAAAAEQILTDEGVDIIASTQVIEVRDEATETVIVYEKGGRRHTLTVDAVLAATGRAPVTEGLDLGKAGVRTTERGAVAVDEYLRTSQPHIFALGDVNGGPQFTYISLDDSRIVLDQLLGEGKRSTTDRVAVPATLFMSPPLATVGLTEKQARADGRNIKVARQNVADIIAMPRAYIVEETRGLMKFVIDADTDQILGAALLSVDAQELINTVTLAMRHGITASELRDSIYTHPSSTEAFNDVLDAII; encoded by the coding sequence ATGGACAACAACACCCTGCACGCGGACGTGATCGTGATCGGCTTCGGCAAGGGCGGCAAGCTCGCCGCCGCGGCCCTCGGGCGCGAGGGCAAGCGCGTCGTACTGATCGAGAAGTCGGACCAGATGTACGGCGGCACCTGCCCGAACGTCGGCTGTGTGCCGACCAAGGCGCTCGTGCACCACTCGGGCAAGCGGCGCCCCGACGACTCTCCGCAGGAGTGGTTCGAGCACGCGGTCGGCGAGGTCCAGGCGCTCACGTCGCTGTTCCGGGCCGGCAACTACGACGCCATGAACGGCGCCGACACGATCACCGTGATCACCGGCGAGGCGTCCTTCACCGACCCGCATACCGTTGCCGTCGGCAAGGGTTCGGACCGGATCCTGGTGACCGCGGAGACGATCCTGATCAACACCGGATCGGCGCCGGTGATCGCCGGCATCCCCGGCCTGCGGGACAGTTCACGGCTCGTGACGAATGTCGACCTGATCAAGAACACGACGCTGCCCGGCCGGCTCGGCGTGATCGGCGGCGGGTACCTCGGTATCGAGTTCGCGTCGATCTACCACCGGTTCGGCTCCCAGGTGACCGTACTCGAGTCCTCGCCCCGCATCCTCGGCCGCGAGGACGACGACGTTGCGGCTGCTGCCGAGCAGATTCTCACCGACGAAGGCGTCGACATCATCGCCAGCACCCAGGTGATCGAGGTGCGCGACGAGGCCACCGAGACGGTGATCGTGTACGAGAAGGGCGGTCGCCGGCACACCCTGACCGTCGACGCGGTCCTCGCAGCGACGGGCCGCGCCCCGGTGACGGAAGGCCTCGACCTGGGCAAGGCAGGAGTCCGTACGACGGAGCGCGGCGCGGTCGCCGTCGACGAGTACCTGCGCACCAGCCAGCCCCACATCTTCGCGCTCGGCGATGTGAACGGTGGTCCCCAGTTCACGTACATCTCGCTGGACGACAGCCGGATCGTGCTCGACCAACTCCTCGGCGAAGGCAAGCGCTCGACCACGGACCGGGTGGCGGTACCGGCGACGCTGTTCATGTCTCCCCCGCTGGCCACGGTCGGGCTGACCGAGAAGCAGGCGCGCGCCGACGGCCGCAACATCAAGGTTGCCCGGCAGAACGTCGCCGACATCATCGCGATGCCCCGCGCCTACATCGTCGAGGAGACCCGCGGCCTGATGAAGTTCGTCATCGACGCGGACACCGACCAGATCCTCGGCGCCGCCCTGCTCAGCGTCGACGCCCAGGAACTCATCAACACCGTCACGCTCGCGATGCGCCACGGCATCACCGCATCCGAGCTCCGCGACTCCATCTACACCCACCCCAGCTCGACGGAGGCCTTCAACGACGTGCTGGACGCGATCATCTGA
- a CDS encoding LuxR C-terminal-related transcriptional regulator: MGELLEGKFRLPRRRRGVVERERLGERLAVSTGLTLISAPAGFGKTTLLTEWLAADGRKAAWLSLDERDNDAASYWSYLVAALKTAAPDVGATAVSLLQSTQPPIEAVLSALLNDLGTIEYDVVLVLDDYHVIEAREIHDGMAFFVEHLPPQIHLVIASRTDPALPLARMRARGELVEIRSAELRFTADEVAEYLNGVMGLSLTAHDVAVLEGRTEGWIAALQLAALSMQGRDDVSGFIAGFAGDDRYIVDYLAEEVLQRQPEDVQSFLLQTSVLDRLCGPLCDAVTGQVGGKDRLTAIERGNLFLFPLDDQRRWYRYHQLFADVLQAHLLDEQPEVVAGLHQRASAWYEENGERAEAIRHSLAAKDFEQAAALVELAIPDLRRTRQEAVVRAWLRALPDDVISVRPVLAVTYAGALLIGSELDGVERRLQEAERYLTGDEEMIVVDHDAFSRLAESIETYRAAQSLTLGDLPAAVTHASQALAIAAEDSHLWRAASAGLLGLAYWSTGDLEAAHEAWTACTTGLQAAGYTSDALGCAIALADIRLAQGRPSDAMRTFEQALLLKPGQGEPVLRGTADMYVGLAELHRERNDLQAATQYLAKARAVGDQASLPQYSYRRRVAMARIRAAEGDFAAALQLLDEAESVYVGDYFPNVRPIPAVRARVWLAAGELDKALGWVADQGLTVDDDLSYLREYEHLTLARVLSAQEAGSFLDRLLAAAEDGKRTGSAIEILVLRARQASDSQAALADLQRALTLAEPGRHVRIFADEGQPVISLLQTLAKQGETRAKRVLEAIERTGRAMPAKQGLIEPLSAREFDVLRLLGTELDGPGIARELVVSLNTVRTHTKHIYAKLGVTNRRAAVRRAGELELFSR; encoded by the coding sequence GTGGGGGAGTTGCTGGAGGGGAAGTTCCGGCTGCCCAGGCGGCGGCGCGGCGTAGTCGAGCGCGAGCGCTTGGGGGAGCGGCTGGCCGTGTCGACCGGGTTGACGCTGATCTCCGCGCCCGCCGGCTTCGGCAAGACGACCTTGCTGACCGAATGGCTGGCCGCGGACGGACGCAAGGCCGCCTGGCTCTCACTCGACGAGCGGGACAACGATGCCGCGTCGTACTGGTCCTATCTGGTCGCTGCCCTCAAGACCGCCGCTCCCGACGTCGGCGCCACCGCGGTCTCCTTGCTGCAATCCACCCAGCCACCGATCGAGGCAGTACTTTCGGCTCTGCTCAACGACCTCGGCACCATCGAGTACGACGTTGTGCTGGTGCTGGACGATTACCACGTCATCGAGGCCCGCGAGATCCACGACGGCATGGCGTTCTTCGTCGAACACCTTCCGCCCCAGATCCACCTGGTGATCGCGAGCCGGACCGATCCCGCGTTGCCGCTGGCCCGGATGCGAGCGCGGGGCGAGCTGGTCGAGATCCGGTCGGCGGAACTGCGGTTCACGGCCGACGAAGTCGCGGAGTACCTCAATGGCGTGATGGGGCTGTCGCTCACGGCGCACGACGTCGCAGTACTGGAAGGGCGTACCGAAGGCTGGATCGCCGCATTGCAACTGGCCGCGCTCTCGATGCAGGGGCGCGACGACGTCAGCGGGTTCATCGCCGGATTCGCGGGGGATGACCGGTACATCGTCGACTACCTGGCCGAAGAAGTGCTGCAGCGGCAGCCCGAGGACGTGCAGAGCTTCCTGCTCCAGACCTCCGTCCTCGACCGGCTGTGCGGGCCGCTGTGTGACGCCGTCACCGGGCAGGTCGGTGGGAAGGACCGGCTCACCGCGATCGAGCGAGGCAACCTCTTCCTCTTCCCGCTCGACGATCAGCGCCGGTGGTACCGGTATCACCAACTCTTCGCCGACGTCCTCCAAGCGCACCTGCTGGACGAGCAGCCGGAGGTCGTCGCCGGGCTGCATCAGCGGGCCAGCGCATGGTACGAGGAGAACGGCGAGCGGGCCGAGGCGATCCGTCATTCCCTTGCAGCAAAGGATTTCGAACAGGCGGCGGCTCTGGTCGAGCTGGCCATCCCGGACCTACGCAGGACGAGACAGGAGGCCGTCGTACGGGCCTGGCTGCGGGCGTTGCCCGACGACGTGATCAGCGTCCGGCCGGTACTAGCGGTGACCTACGCCGGAGCCCTACTGATCGGCAGCGAGCTGGACGGCGTCGAGCGCAGACTCCAGGAAGCCGAGCGCTACCTGACAGGCGACGAGGAGATGATCGTCGTCGACCACGACGCGTTCAGCCGCCTCGCCGAATCGATCGAGACCTATCGAGCCGCCCAATCCCTGACCCTCGGAGATCTCCCAGCAGCCGTCACCCATGCCAGCCAAGCGCTCGCCATCGCAGCCGAGGACAGCCACCTCTGGCGCGCCGCCTCCGCCGGCCTGCTCGGCCTCGCCTACTGGTCCACCGGCGACCTCGAAGCAGCACACGAAGCCTGGACCGCCTGTACTACGGGATTGCAAGCAGCTGGCTACACCTCAGACGCCCTAGGCTGTGCGATCGCCTTGGCCGACATCCGCCTAGCGCAGGGCCGCCCCAGCGACGCGATGCGAACCTTCGAGCAAGCCCTGTTGCTCAAACCCGGCCAAGGCGAACCAGTACTCCGCGGCACCGCCGACATGTACGTCGGACTGGCCGAGCTGCACCGCGAACGCAACGACCTGCAGGCCGCGACCCAGTACCTGGCCAAGGCGCGGGCCGTCGGCGACCAGGCCAGCCTGCCGCAGTACTCGTATCGCCGCCGCGTCGCGATGGCCCGGATCCGTGCCGCAGAAGGCGATTTCGCCGCAGCGCTCCAGCTGCTCGACGAGGCGGAGAGTGTCTACGTCGGCGACTACTTCCCCAATGTGCGCCCGATCCCGGCCGTGCGCGCGAGAGTGTGGCTCGCGGCGGGGGAGCTCGACAAGGCGCTCGGCTGGGTGGCCGACCAGGGGCTGACTGTCGATGACGACCTCAGTTATCTCCGTGAGTACGAGCACCTCACCCTGGCGCGCGTGCTCTCGGCCCAAGAAGCAGGCTCGTTTCTGGACCGTCTCCTGGCCGCCGCGGAGGACGGCAAGCGGACCGGAAGCGCGATCGAGATCCTCGTCCTGCGAGCTCGCCAGGCGTCTGACAGCCAAGCGGCGCTCGCCGACCTGCAACGGGCGCTGACCCTGGCCGAGCCTGGCCGCCACGTCCGGATCTTCGCCGACGAGGGCCAGCCGGTGATCTCCCTGCTCCAAACCCTCGCAAAACAAGGCGAAACCCGAGCCAAGCGTGTCCTCGAAGCAATCGAGAGGACGGGCCGTGCCATGCCGGCCAAGCAAGGCCTGATCGAACCGCTCAGCGCGCGTGAGTTCGACGTACTGCGCCTGCTCGGCACCGAACTCGACGGCCCCGGCATCGCCCGCGAACTCGTCGTCTCGCTCAACACCGTGCGCACCCACACCAAGCACATCTACGCCAAACTCGGCGTCACCAACCGCCGCGCCGCGGTCCGCCGGGCCGGCGAGCTCGAGCTCTTCTCCCGCTGA
- a CDS encoding SRPBCC family protein, with amino-acid sequence MVDILHRVGVKSSVAEVYATLTTIEGLAGWWTTQTTGEAGQVGGVTEFKFGPGGFNMKVLELDPDKRVLWEVVEGPEEWIGTHVIWDLEQVDEWAIIHFKHEGWKDPVEFMSHCSTKWAIFLMSIKSLVETGNGSPDPTDVPISNWH; translated from the coding sequence ATGGTAGACATCCTGCACAGAGTCGGAGTGAAGTCCTCGGTGGCCGAGGTATACGCGACCCTGACCACGATCGAGGGCCTGGCCGGCTGGTGGACCACCCAGACCACGGGCGAGGCCGGCCAGGTCGGCGGCGTGACGGAGTTCAAGTTCGGCCCCGGCGGCTTCAACATGAAGGTCTTGGAGCTGGACCCTGACAAGCGAGTCCTCTGGGAGGTCGTCGAAGGCCCCGAGGAGTGGATCGGCACCCACGTCATCTGGGACCTGGAGCAGGTCGACGAGTGGGCCATCATCCACTTCAAGCACGAAGGCTGGAAGGACCCCGTCGAGTTCATGTCCCACTGCAGCACCAAGTGGGCCATCTTCCTGATGAGCATCAAGTCCCTCGTCGAAACCGGCAACGGCTCCCCAGACCCCACCGACGTCCCCATCAGCAACTGGCACTGA
- a CDS encoding DUF4386 domain-containing protein, translated as MTTITRTTAPPKADSLRRTALVAGVLYLITFVASIPALPLYSNLVGDPRYILGSGSSAGVFLGGALEVITALAGIGTAVVLFPVVKRQSEWLALGFVTSRVIEGVYIVVGVSALLSVVTLRDNPIAGADPAALIAAQQSLVAIHDWTFLLGPGVMPGVNALLLGTLLYRSGLVPRIIPLIGLVGAPIFLISAVALIFGAYDQLSLPSGIATVPIFIWELSLGLWLTFKGFKPSRITAGN; from the coding sequence ATGACCACCATCACTCGCACCACCGCACCGCCAAAGGCCGACTCGTTGCGAAGGACGGCGCTGGTGGCGGGCGTCCTCTACCTGATCACCTTCGTCGCGTCGATCCCGGCGCTCCCGCTCTACTCGAACCTGGTCGGCGACCCGAGGTACATCCTCGGCTCCGGTTCCAGCGCGGGGGTCTTCCTCGGCGGCGCGCTCGAAGTCATCACCGCACTAGCGGGCATCGGTACTGCGGTAGTCCTGTTCCCGGTCGTGAAGCGCCAGAGCGAATGGCTGGCCCTCGGCTTCGTCACCTCACGCGTGATCGAAGGGGTGTACATCGTCGTCGGCGTCAGCGCCCTGCTCTCGGTGGTGACGCTCCGCGACAACCCGATCGCCGGTGCGGACCCAGCCGCACTCATCGCCGCCCAGCAGTCCCTCGTCGCGATCCACGACTGGACCTTCCTCCTCGGCCCCGGCGTGATGCCCGGTGTGAACGCGCTCCTGCTCGGCACCCTGCTCTACCGATCCGGCCTGGTACCGCGCATCATCCCGCTGATCGGCCTGGTCGGCGCCCCGATCTTCCTCATCTCCGCCGTCGCCCTGATCTTCGGCGCCTACGACCAGCTCTCCCTCCCGTCCGGCATCGCCACCGTCCCCATCTTCATCTGGGAACTCTCCCTGGGCCTCTGGCTCACCTTCAAGGGCTTCAAGCCGTCCCGCATCACCGCGGGTAACTGA
- a CDS encoding SGNH/GDSL hydrolase family protein, with protein sequence MKGRHLLAGAIALLLCAAGLATVGGDEAPAPRQRAELTIVALGDSVTSGVACRCTAFPRLYGRLVAERTGVSVAVDNQGVSGMNSTGLLNQLRHYHSGISEAVQAANLVLITIGANDFSGHEDAVTRASCTPVVPGSCVAKELSRLPTNLHQILTRIHALRPGVHVVMTGYWNVFQDGQVARKLYTSDGIEASFALTRAANAAVAEVARTEGATYVDIFTPFEKPGLDVTTLLAPDGDHPNAAGHALIAQTLATADLPDLLAH encoded by the coding sequence GTGAAGGGTCGACACCTGCTCGCCGGTGCCATCGCGCTGCTGCTTTGCGCAGCCGGACTGGCCACCGTCGGAGGCGATGAGGCGCCTGCCCCTCGCCAGCGGGCCGAGCTCACCATCGTTGCCCTCGGCGACTCGGTCACCTCCGGCGTGGCCTGCCGATGCACCGCGTTCCCACGGCTCTACGGCCGGCTGGTTGCCGAGCGCACCGGTGTATCCGTTGCCGTCGACAACCAAGGCGTCAGCGGGATGAACTCCACCGGCCTGCTCAACCAGCTGAGGCACTACCACTCGGGCATCAGCGAAGCCGTCCAGGCCGCGAACCTCGTCCTGATCACCATCGGAGCGAACGACTTCTCCGGCCACGAGGACGCCGTCACCCGAGCATCCTGTACTCCGGTCGTGCCCGGCAGTTGCGTCGCCAAGGAACTCAGCCGCCTGCCCACCAACCTGCACCAGATCCTGACTCGCATCCACGCCCTACGCCCCGGCGTCCACGTGGTGATGACCGGCTACTGGAACGTCTTCCAAGACGGCCAAGTCGCCCGCAAGCTCTACACCTCTGACGGGATCGAGGCGTCCTTCGCCCTCACCCGCGCGGCGAACGCAGCCGTCGCCGAGGTAGCCCGGACCGAGGGCGCGACGTACGTGGACATCTTCACCCCGTTCGAGAAGCCGGGCCTCGACGTCACGACCCTGCTGGCGCCGGACGGCGACCACCCCAACGCCGCCGGCCACGCCCTGATCGCCCAGACCCTCGCGACCGCAGACCTTCCGGACCTGCTAGCGCACTAG
- a CDS encoding GuaB1 family IMP dehydrogenase-related protein — MRFIRGQQPEQDLTFNDVFLVPNRSAVQSRLDVDLGTRDGSGASIPIVAANMTAVSGRRMAETIARCGGLAVIPQDIPVEVVAEVVSWIKERHPIYDTPLVMAPSGTVGEALNLLPKRGHGAVIVVENGRAIGVVTEADCEGVDRYAQLEGIMSREPLRLPAGIAAEEAFNQLYDGHHRLAPVTDEDGRIVGILTRQRALRATLYDPAVDAQGKLRVAAAIGINGDAEQKAKSLLDAGIDLLVIDTAHGHQERMLDVLRTVRALDPKVPIVAGNVVTAEGVEDLVEAGADIIKVGVGPGAMCTTRMQTAVGRPQFSAVLECATRARELGKHVWADGGVRHPRDVALALAAGASSVMIGSWFAGTYESPGDPHRDSNGRIYKESFGMASARAVRLRTDDDTPFERARKGFFSEGISTARMYLDPERPSVEDLLDSIVSGVRSSCTYVGATNLEEFHHRAVVGIQSAAGYSEGKPLDTSW; from the coding sequence TTGCGGTTTATTCGGGGGCAGCAGCCGGAGCAGGATCTGACGTTCAACGATGTTTTCCTGGTACCGAACCGGTCGGCCGTGCAGTCGCGGCTGGACGTGGATCTCGGCACCCGGGACGGGAGCGGGGCTTCGATCCCGATCGTCGCGGCCAACATGACCGCGGTGTCGGGGCGGCGGATGGCCGAGACGATCGCCCGCTGTGGCGGGCTGGCGGTGATCCCGCAGGACATCCCGGTCGAGGTGGTGGCCGAGGTCGTCTCCTGGATCAAGGAACGGCACCCGATCTACGACACCCCGCTGGTGATGGCGCCCTCCGGTACGGTCGGCGAGGCGCTCAATCTGCTGCCGAAGCGCGGCCACGGCGCGGTGATCGTGGTCGAGAACGGCCGCGCGATCGGCGTGGTCACCGAGGCCGACTGCGAAGGCGTCGACCGGTACGCCCAGCTCGAGGGCATCATGTCCCGCGAACCGCTCAGGCTGCCGGCCGGGATCGCGGCGGAGGAAGCGTTCAACCAGCTGTACGACGGGCACCACCGGCTGGCGCCCGTGACGGACGAGGACGGCCGCATCGTCGGCATCCTCACCCGCCAGCGCGCCCTCCGCGCCACCCTGTACGACCCCGCGGTCGATGCCCAGGGCAAACTCCGGGTAGCGGCCGCGATCGGCATCAACGGCGACGCCGAACAGAAGGCGAAGTCCCTGCTCGACGCCGGCATCGACCTGCTCGTGATCGACACCGCACACGGTCACCAGGAGCGCATGCTCGACGTACTGCGAACAGTCCGCGCCCTAGACCCCAAGGTGCCGATCGTCGCGGGCAACGTCGTCACCGCCGAGGGCGTCGAGGACCTGGTCGAGGCCGGTGCCGACATCATCAAGGTCGGGGTCGGTCCCGGCGCGATGTGCACCACGAGGATGCAGACGGCTGTCGGCCGGCCGCAGTTCTCCGCAGTACTGGAGTGCGCGACCCGAGCCCGTGAGCTCGGCAAGCACGTCTGGGCGGACGGCGGCGTACGGCATCCGCGGGATGTCGCGCTCGCACTCGCCGCCGGAGCGTCCAGCGTGATGATCGGCTCCTGGTTCGCCGGCACGTACGAGTCGCCCGGGGACCCGCATCGCGACAGCAACGGCCGGATCTACAAGGAGAGCTTCGGGATGGCGTCGGCTCGCGCCGTCCGACTCCGTACCGACGACGACACCCCTTTCGAGCGCGCTCGCAAGGGCTTCTTCAGCGAGGGCATCTCGACCGCCCGGATGTACCTCGACCCCGAGCGCCCGAGCGTTGAAGACCTGCTCGACTCGATCGTCTCCGGCGTCCGCAGTTCCTGCACGTACGTCGGCGCCACCAACCTGGAGGAGTTCCACCACCGCGCCGTCGTCGGCATCCAGAGCGCCGCCGGCTACAGCGAGGGGAAACCGCTCGACACCAGCTGGTGA
- a CDS encoding formylglycine-generating enzyme family protein: MIELPGGKVALRDEGSGGSWVAEVAPFRLAACTVTTGQYEGGPSELPATDVSWLDAVRFCNALSTAEGLLPAYALVDGDRDGEQVSCDWTASGYRLPSEAEWEYACRTGGPEQRYGELDEIAWYRDNSGGRVHEVGGKLANRWGFHDLLGNVWEWTWDLHSAAYGPYRVFRGGGAYDPPNACRASSRRKSHPTFHIDDLGFRLARSGH; encoded by the coding sequence ATGATTGAGCTTCCGGGTGGCAAGGTTGCGTTGCGGGACGAGGGGTCGGGCGGGTCGTGGGTCGCGGAGGTGGCGCCCTTCCGGTTGGCCGCCTGTACGGTCACCACGGGTCAGTACGAAGGTGGACCTAGTGAGTTGCCGGCTACCGATGTGTCGTGGCTGGATGCGGTTCGGTTCTGTAACGCGCTATCGACGGCGGAGGGGCTGCTACCGGCGTACGCGCTGGTTGATGGGGATCGGGACGGGGAGCAGGTCAGCTGCGACTGGACCGCTAGCGGGTATCGGCTGCCGTCGGAGGCGGAGTGGGAGTACGCCTGCCGTACTGGGGGCCCTGAGCAACGGTATGGCGAGCTGGACGAGATCGCCTGGTACCGGGACAACTCGGGTGGTCGGGTGCACGAGGTCGGCGGCAAGCTCGCCAATCGGTGGGGGTTCCACGATCTGCTCGGCAATGTGTGGGAGTGGACCTGGGACCTCCACTCGGCGGCGTACGGACCGTACCGGGTCTTTCGGGGTGGAGGCGCCTACGATCCGCCGAACGCCTGCCGAGCCTCCAGCCGGCGCAAGAGCCACCCGACCTTCCACATCGACGACCTCGGCTTCCGGCTCGCGCGTAGCGGGCACTAG